A part of Penaeus chinensis breed Huanghai No. 1 chromosome 6, ASM1920278v2, whole genome shotgun sequence genomic DNA contains:
- the LOC125026192 gene encoding copine-8-like isoform X4, which translates to MNRRMQAGGNSPMGHPPGPPQVVPMSKVELSVSAKDLKNKDVMSKSDPVCVIYMKETGQDRFYEIGRTEMVKDSLSPQWMRKFEVDYRFEERQVLRFAVFDWDNKSTKTESQDSLGTVECSLGEIMSSQGSQLSKPVQGGSGVLLIQGDEMSASKEVVTMNFAGSGLDKKDTFGKSDPFLIFYRCNDNSSYLPVHKTEYIKKTLDPVWKPIIVPARILCAGDQNRSIKIECYDWDSDGSHDLIGECYTNLARLQEGPGTSNAYQLINPKKKAKKSSYKDSGKLILNSITCHVEPTFLDYIRGGTQIHFTVAVDFTASNGDPRTQGSLHYRQAGVDNQYSLAIKSVGEIIQDYDSDKMFPGLGFGGRIPPNWQVSHEFFLNGSADNPYCQGVEGILQAYYHSLQTVGLYGPTNFSPVINHVAQFAKSHQDGNNYFVLLIITDGIITDLPDTRKALVAASSLPMSVIIVGVGNEDFSAMEQLDGDEQRLSFGGRYAERDIVQFVELRKFLSGNQELAKASLAQEVLREIPSQFLAFMRKLHSVK; encoded by the exons ATGAATCG CAGAATGCAGGCTGGTGGTAATTCACCCATGGGGCACCCCCCAGGTCCCCCTCAGGTTGTGCCAATGTCAAAGGTTGAGCTGTCGGTGTCAGCCAA GGATCTGAAAAATAAGGATGTGATGAGCAAAAGTGATCCCGTCTGTGTGATCTACATGAAGGAGACTGGACAGGACAGATTTTACGAAATTGGCCGCACTGAGATGGTCAAGGATTCCCTTAGCCCCCAGTGGATGCGCAAGTTTGAGGTTGATTATCGGTTTGAGGAGAGACAG GTCCTTCGATTTGCAGTATTTGATTGGGATAACAAGAGCACAAAAACAGAAAGTCAGGACTCACTAGGGACTGTTGAATGCTCCTTGGGGGAAATTATGTCTAGTCAAGGCTCTCAG CTAAGCAAGCCAGTCCAGGGTGGAAGTGGAGTTTTACTTATTCAAGGTGATGAAATGTCAGCTTCCAAAGAAGTTGTGACGATGAACTTCGCCGGCTCTGGCCTTGACAAGAAGGATACCTTTGGAAAGAGCGACCCATTCCTTATCTTTTACCGCTGCAATGACAACAGCTCTTATCTCCCTGTCCATAAAACGGAGTACATCAAGAAGACGCTGGATCCGGTCTGGAAACCAATCATAGTACCTGCGAGGATTCTCTGTGCTGGGGACCAGAATCGGAGCATCAAGATTGAATGCTACGACTGGGACTCAGATGGAAGTCATGACCTGATTGGTGAATGTTACACCAACCTAGCCAG ACTTCAGGAAGGTCCTGGGACCAGCAATGCGTACCAGCTGATCAATCccaagaaaaaggcaaagaagtCATCATATAAGGACTCTGGAAAGCTGATTCTGAACTCAATAACATGCCACGTGGAGCCAACCTTCCTGGACTACATCCGTGGTGGAACTCAGATCCACTTCACAGTTGCAGTAGATTTTACAGCTTCCAATGGTGATCCTCGCACTCAAGGGTCTCTCCACTATCGCCAGGCAGGAGTGGATAACCAGTATTCTCTGGCAATCAAGTCTGTTGGAGAGATCATTCAGGACTATGATTCAG ATAAAATGTTCCCTGGCCTTGGCTTTGGTGGCCGTATTCCTCCTAACTGGCAAGTGAGTCATGAGTTCTTCCTGAATGGTAGTGCAGACAACCCTTATTGCCAGGGTGTGGAAGGGATTCTGCAGGCTTATTACCACTCATTGCAGACAG TTGGTCTGTATGGCCCTACCAACTTCTCCCCGGTGATCAATCATGTGGCTCAGTTTGCAAAAAGTCACCAAGATGGGAAcaattattttgttcttttgatAATCACTGATGGCATCATCACTG ATCTGCCAGATACTCGCAAGGCTTTAGTTGCGGCCTCTAGCCTGCCCATGTCAGTGATCATTGTTGGTGTGGGTAACGAAGACTTCTCCGCAATGGAGCAGCTGGACGGTGATGAGCAGAGACTTAGCTTTGGTgggagatatgcagagagagatatTGTCCAGTTCGTAG
- the LOC125026192 gene encoding copine-8-like isoform X3: protein MNRRMQAGGNSPMGHPPGPPQVVPMSKVELSVSAKDLKNKDVMSKSDPVCVIYMKETGQDRFYEIGRTEMVKDSLSPQWMRKFEVDYRFEERQVLRFAVFDWDNKSTKTESQDSLGTVECSLGEIMSSQGSQLSKPVQGGSGVLLIQGDEMSASKEVVTMNFAGSGLDKKDTFGKSDPFLIFYRCNDNSSYLPVHKTEYIKKTLDPVWKPIIVPARILCAGDQNRSIKIECYDWDSDGSHDLIGECYTNLARLQEGPGTSNAYQLINPKKKAKKSSYKDSGKLILNSITCHVEPTFLDYIRGGTQIHFTVAVDFTASNGDPRTQGSLHYRQAGVDNQYSLAIKSVGEIIQDYDSDKMFPGLGFGGRIPPNWQVSHEFFLNGSADNPYCQGVEGILQAYYHSLQTVGLYGPTNFSPVINHVAQFAKSHQDGNNYFVLLIITDGIITDLPDTRKALVAASSLPMSVIIVGVGNEDFSAMEQLDGDEQRLSFGGRYAERDIVQFVELRKHLTVGSTGQYSQARLAKDVLAEIPQQMVSWMKARGHQPKSPTVAGP from the exons ATGAATCG CAGAATGCAGGCTGGTGGTAATTCACCCATGGGGCACCCCCCAGGTCCCCCTCAGGTTGTGCCAATGTCAAAGGTTGAGCTGTCGGTGTCAGCCAA GGATCTGAAAAATAAGGATGTGATGAGCAAAAGTGATCCCGTCTGTGTGATCTACATGAAGGAGACTGGACAGGACAGATTTTACGAAATTGGCCGCACTGAGATGGTCAAGGATTCCCTTAGCCCCCAGTGGATGCGCAAGTTTGAGGTTGATTATCGGTTTGAGGAGAGACAG GTCCTTCGATTTGCAGTATTTGATTGGGATAACAAGAGCACAAAAACAGAAAGTCAGGACTCACTAGGGACTGTTGAATGCTCCTTGGGGGAAATTATGTCTAGTCAAGGCTCTCAG CTAAGCAAGCCAGTCCAGGGTGGAAGTGGAGTTTTACTTATTCAAGGTGATGAAATGTCAGCTTCCAAAGAAGTTGTGACGATGAACTTCGCCGGCTCTGGCCTTGACAAGAAGGATACCTTTGGAAAGAGCGACCCATTCCTTATCTTTTACCGCTGCAATGACAACAGCTCTTATCTCCCTGTCCATAAAACGGAGTACATCAAGAAGACGCTGGATCCGGTCTGGAAACCAATCATAGTACCTGCGAGGATTCTCTGTGCTGGGGACCAGAATCGGAGCATCAAGATTGAATGCTACGACTGGGACTCAGATGGAAGTCATGACCTGATTGGTGAATGTTACACCAACCTAGCCAG ACTTCAGGAAGGTCCTGGGACCAGCAATGCGTACCAGCTGATCAATCccaagaaaaaggcaaagaagtCATCATATAAGGACTCTGGAAAGCTGATTCTGAACTCAATAACATGCCACGTGGAGCCAACCTTCCTGGACTACATCCGTGGTGGAACTCAGATCCACTTCACAGTTGCAGTAGATTTTACAGCTTCCAATGGTGATCCTCGCACTCAAGGGTCTCTCCACTATCGCCAGGCAGGAGTGGATAACCAGTATTCTCTGGCAATCAAGTCTGTTGGAGAGATCATTCAGGACTATGATTCAG ATAAAATGTTCCCTGGCCTTGGCTTTGGTGGCCGTATTCCTCCTAACTGGCAAGTGAGTCATGAGTTCTTCCTGAATGGTAGTGCAGACAACCCTTATTGCCAGGGTGTGGAAGGGATTCTGCAGGCTTATTACCACTCATTGCAGACAG TTGGTCTGTATGGCCCTACCAACTTCTCCCCGGTGATCAATCATGTGGCTCAGTTTGCAAAAAGTCACCAAGATGGGAAcaattattttgttcttttgatAATCACTGATGGCATCATCACTG ATCTGCCAGATACTCGCAAGGCTTTAGTTGCGGCCTCTAGCCTGCCCATGTCAGTGATCATTGTTGGTGTGGGTAACGAAGACTTCTCCGCAATGGAGCAGCTGGACGGTGATGAGCAGAGACTTAGCTTTGGTgggagatatgcagagagagatatTGTCCAGTTCGTAG AGCTAAGAAAGCATTTGACCGTAGGCTCAACCGGTCAGTACAGCCAGGCCAGACTAGCCAAAGATGTCCTGGCAGAAATCCCACAGCAGATGGTATCTTGGATGAAAGCACGGGGACACCAGCCTAAATCTCCAACTGTCGCTGGCCCTT
- the LOC125026192 gene encoding copine-8-like isoform X1 has protein sequence MNRRMQAGGNSPMGHPPGPPQVVPMSKVELSVSAKDLKNKDVMSKSDPVCVIYMKETGQDRFYEIGRTEMVKDSLSPQWMRKFEVDYRFEERQVLRFAVFDWDNKSTKTESQDSLGTVECSLGEIMSSQGSQLSKPVQGGSGVLLIQGDEMSASKEVVTMNFAGSGLDKKDTFGKSDPFLIFYRCNDNSSYLPVHKTEYIKKTLDPVWKPIIVPARILCAGDQNRSIKIECYDWDSDGSHDLIGECYTNLARLQEGPGTSNAYQLINPKKKAKKSSYKDSGKLILNSITCHVEPTFLDYIRGGTQIHFTVAVDFTASNGDPRTQGSLHYRQAGVDNQYSLAIKSVGEIIQDYDSDKMFPGLGFGGRIPPNWQVSHEFFLNGSADNPYCQGVEGILQAYYHSLQTVGLYGPTNFSPVINHVAQFAKSHQDGNNYFVLLIITDGIITDLPDTRKALVAASSLPMSVIIVGVGNEDFSAMEQLDGDEQRLSFGGRYAERDIVQFVELRKHLTVGSTGQYSQARLAKDVLAEIPQQMVSWMKARGHQPKSPTVAGPCNTYGFE, from the exons ATGAATCG CAGAATGCAGGCTGGTGGTAATTCACCCATGGGGCACCCCCCAGGTCCCCCTCAGGTTGTGCCAATGTCAAAGGTTGAGCTGTCGGTGTCAGCCAA GGATCTGAAAAATAAGGATGTGATGAGCAAAAGTGATCCCGTCTGTGTGATCTACATGAAGGAGACTGGACAGGACAGATTTTACGAAATTGGCCGCACTGAGATGGTCAAGGATTCCCTTAGCCCCCAGTGGATGCGCAAGTTTGAGGTTGATTATCGGTTTGAGGAGAGACAG GTCCTTCGATTTGCAGTATTTGATTGGGATAACAAGAGCACAAAAACAGAAAGTCAGGACTCACTAGGGACTGTTGAATGCTCCTTGGGGGAAATTATGTCTAGTCAAGGCTCTCAG CTAAGCAAGCCAGTCCAGGGTGGAAGTGGAGTTTTACTTATTCAAGGTGATGAAATGTCAGCTTCCAAAGAAGTTGTGACGATGAACTTCGCCGGCTCTGGCCTTGACAAGAAGGATACCTTTGGAAAGAGCGACCCATTCCTTATCTTTTACCGCTGCAATGACAACAGCTCTTATCTCCCTGTCCATAAAACGGAGTACATCAAGAAGACGCTGGATCCGGTCTGGAAACCAATCATAGTACCTGCGAGGATTCTCTGTGCTGGGGACCAGAATCGGAGCATCAAGATTGAATGCTACGACTGGGACTCAGATGGAAGTCATGACCTGATTGGTGAATGTTACACCAACCTAGCCAG ACTTCAGGAAGGTCCTGGGACCAGCAATGCGTACCAGCTGATCAATCccaagaaaaaggcaaagaagtCATCATATAAGGACTCTGGAAAGCTGATTCTGAACTCAATAACATGCCACGTGGAGCCAACCTTCCTGGACTACATCCGTGGTGGAACTCAGATCCACTTCACAGTTGCAGTAGATTTTACAGCTTCCAATGGTGATCCTCGCACTCAAGGGTCTCTCCACTATCGCCAGGCAGGAGTGGATAACCAGTATTCTCTGGCAATCAAGTCTGTTGGAGAGATCATTCAGGACTATGATTCAG ATAAAATGTTCCCTGGCCTTGGCTTTGGTGGCCGTATTCCTCCTAACTGGCAAGTGAGTCATGAGTTCTTCCTGAATGGTAGTGCAGACAACCCTTATTGCCAGGGTGTGGAAGGGATTCTGCAGGCTTATTACCACTCATTGCAGACAG TTGGTCTGTATGGCCCTACCAACTTCTCCCCGGTGATCAATCATGTGGCTCAGTTTGCAAAAAGTCACCAAGATGGGAAcaattattttgttcttttgatAATCACTGATGGCATCATCACTG ATCTGCCAGATACTCGCAAGGCTTTAGTTGCGGCCTCTAGCCTGCCCATGTCAGTGATCATTGTTGGTGTGGGTAACGAAGACTTCTCCGCAATGGAGCAGCTGGACGGTGATGAGCAGAGACTTAGCTTTGGTgggagatatgcagagagagatatTGTCCAGTTCGTAG AGCTAAGAAAGCATTTGACCGTAGGCTCAACCGGTCAGTACAGCCAGGCCAGACTAGCCAAAGATGTCCTGGCAGAAATCCCACAGCAGATGGTATCTTGGATGAAAGCACGGGGACACCAGCCTAAATCTCCAACTGTCGCTGGCCCTTGTAATACATACGGTTTTGAGTAA
- the LOC125026192 gene encoding copine-8-like isoform X2, whose amino-acid sequence MQAGGNSPMGHPPGPPQVVPMSKVELSVSAKDLKNKDVMSKSDPVCVIYMKETGQDRFYEIGRTEMVKDSLSPQWMRKFEVDYRFEERQVLRFAVFDWDNKSTKTESQDSLGTVECSLGEIMSSQGSQLSKPVQGGSGVLLIQGDEMSASKEVVTMNFAGSGLDKKDTFGKSDPFLIFYRCNDNSSYLPVHKTEYIKKTLDPVWKPIIVPARILCAGDQNRSIKIECYDWDSDGSHDLIGECYTNLARLQEGPGTSNAYQLINPKKKAKKSSYKDSGKLILNSITCHVEPTFLDYIRGGTQIHFTVAVDFTASNGDPRTQGSLHYRQAGVDNQYSLAIKSVGEIIQDYDSDKMFPGLGFGGRIPPNWQVSHEFFLNGSADNPYCQGVEGILQAYYHSLQTVGLYGPTNFSPVINHVAQFAKSHQDGNNYFVLLIITDGIITDLPDTRKALVAASSLPMSVIIVGVGNEDFSAMEQLDGDEQRLSFGGRYAERDIVQFVELRKHLTVGSTGQYSQARLAKDVLAEIPQQMVSWMKARGHQPKSPTVAGPCNTYGFE is encoded by the exons ATGCAGGCTGGTGGTAATTCACCCATGGGGCACCCCCCAGGTCCCCCTCAGGTTGTGCCAATGTCAAAGGTTGAGCTGTCGGTGTCAGCCAA GGATCTGAAAAATAAGGATGTGATGAGCAAAAGTGATCCCGTCTGTGTGATCTACATGAAGGAGACTGGACAGGACAGATTTTACGAAATTGGCCGCACTGAGATGGTCAAGGATTCCCTTAGCCCCCAGTGGATGCGCAAGTTTGAGGTTGATTATCGGTTTGAGGAGAGACAG GTCCTTCGATTTGCAGTATTTGATTGGGATAACAAGAGCACAAAAACAGAAAGTCAGGACTCACTAGGGACTGTTGAATGCTCCTTGGGGGAAATTATGTCTAGTCAAGGCTCTCAG CTAAGCAAGCCAGTCCAGGGTGGAAGTGGAGTTTTACTTATTCAAGGTGATGAAATGTCAGCTTCCAAAGAAGTTGTGACGATGAACTTCGCCGGCTCTGGCCTTGACAAGAAGGATACCTTTGGAAAGAGCGACCCATTCCTTATCTTTTACCGCTGCAATGACAACAGCTCTTATCTCCCTGTCCATAAAACGGAGTACATCAAGAAGACGCTGGATCCGGTCTGGAAACCAATCATAGTACCTGCGAGGATTCTCTGTGCTGGGGACCAGAATCGGAGCATCAAGATTGAATGCTACGACTGGGACTCAGATGGAAGTCATGACCTGATTGGTGAATGTTACACCAACCTAGCCAG ACTTCAGGAAGGTCCTGGGACCAGCAATGCGTACCAGCTGATCAATCccaagaaaaaggcaaagaagtCATCATATAAGGACTCTGGAAAGCTGATTCTGAACTCAATAACATGCCACGTGGAGCCAACCTTCCTGGACTACATCCGTGGTGGAACTCAGATCCACTTCACAGTTGCAGTAGATTTTACAGCTTCCAATGGTGATCCTCGCACTCAAGGGTCTCTCCACTATCGCCAGGCAGGAGTGGATAACCAGTATTCTCTGGCAATCAAGTCTGTTGGAGAGATCATTCAGGACTATGATTCAG ATAAAATGTTCCCTGGCCTTGGCTTTGGTGGCCGTATTCCTCCTAACTGGCAAGTGAGTCATGAGTTCTTCCTGAATGGTAGTGCAGACAACCCTTATTGCCAGGGTGTGGAAGGGATTCTGCAGGCTTATTACCACTCATTGCAGACAG TTGGTCTGTATGGCCCTACCAACTTCTCCCCGGTGATCAATCATGTGGCTCAGTTTGCAAAAAGTCACCAAGATGGGAAcaattattttgttcttttgatAATCACTGATGGCATCATCACTG ATCTGCCAGATACTCGCAAGGCTTTAGTTGCGGCCTCTAGCCTGCCCATGTCAGTGATCATTGTTGGTGTGGGTAACGAAGACTTCTCCGCAATGGAGCAGCTGGACGGTGATGAGCAGAGACTTAGCTTTGGTgggagatatgcagagagagatatTGTCCAGTTCGTAG AGCTAAGAAAGCATTTGACCGTAGGCTCAACCGGTCAGTACAGCCAGGCCAGACTAGCCAAAGATGTCCTGGCAGAAATCCCACAGCAGATGGTATCTTGGATGAAAGCACGGGGACACCAGCCTAAATCTCCAACTGTCGCTGGCCCTTGTAATACATACGGTTTTGAGTAA